The Magnolia sinica isolate HGM2019 chromosome 9, MsV1, whole genome shotgun sequence genome contains a region encoding:
- the LOC131255702 gene encoding uncharacterized protein LOC131255702 isoform X2, with the protein MREGQRIFITTNNLGQPVNENVSKLTNFLGTIARNGDYAPLTYSNWRVVPNEKKDDMYELVMSKFQFDKEIKSWVLMLIGKKWRDWKCELKKFHYSPHDNDEARLADLNERVHIDQWKALIEFWNSEEGKARNKINTENRRKQRIGHAAGTKSFARIREEEEQLNERTL; encoded by the exons ATGCGTGAAGGGCAACGCATTTTTATTACCACCAACAATCTAGGGCAGCCCGTTaatgaaaatgttagcaagctgACAAACTTTTTGGGGACAATAGCACGTAATGGGGATTACGCACCCCTTACATATTCTAATTGGAGGGTAGTACCAAACGAGAAGAAGGATGATATGTACGAACTTGTCATG TCCAAGTTTCAGTTTGACAAAGAGATTAAATCTTGGGTGTTGATGTTGATTGGAAAAAAATGGAGGGACTGGAAGTGCGAACTGAAGAAATTCCACTACTCACCTCATGATAATGATGAGGCACGGCTAGCAGACCTCAATGAGCGTGTCCATATAGATCAGTGGAAGGCCCTCATTGAGTTTTGGAACTCTGAAGAGGGAAAG GCCCGTAATAAGATAAATACGGAAAATCGGAGAAAACAACGCATTGGCCACGCTGCAGGCACGAAGAGCTTTGCGCGAATACGTGAAGAAgag GAACAATTAAATGAACGAACTTTGTAG